CCCTCAAGTATAGACAGGGTTGGCTTTCCTACCTGTGCTGGGGTGTCTGTTTCATTAATTGGTtgtccatcaaacctgaatcgaATCTGTCTCATTGACAAGCcctgaaaataaaaagcaatcatcattaaacattttcagctaacacattaattcaaaaagaatcacacATTTACGTGGAAACACCAGATTTCTGAATATACAGATTTACGACGCAGTTGACTACGAAGTCTCACCAGTGGGGCTGCAATCTAGCTCACGTGATGCCCCCAGAACCACCTTTCAGACATTGCCGTTCTAGCACCTTCTAGCTCCTGGGGCTCCTCCCTCATCCATCCCTCTCGCTTCCCTCCAGGCGCTGAGCAGAATTTCGACACCGTTGGCACCATCACTTCCTCCCCTTTAAACAATTCTCAGCAATAGGTCGGGCGACCCTGAGGCATGTGACGAGCAGCCTGCCTGAAGCTGGGAAGCGGCCCTTCTGCCTCCCGAGGGAACAGCTGGACGTGGTCGGGGGCACGGCTAGTTCCTCAGGACAGACAGGACTAAAACACCCATCTctgctccctcctgaaacctACTGCTGTGacatacagaaacaaaaaaaggcaTAAACAAGGACAAAGAAAACAGGAGAGGGGCCAGGCCAGCAGACACAGGGCGTCACCTCCGGGCTGGAAGCTACAGGGCTGTGGACCCCAGACCCCAAGGTCAGGATGCGGTGCACTGGGGGGCAGGAGGGCGGACAACAAGAGTCCCGAGAAGGGCAGGGGCCGGGCACACAGGTGTAAGAGGCAGCAATGCAGCCGATTTGGGATGACTGCTGGAAAGTCCATATCCGACTCCCAAAGCAGGGCCCCCAGCCCCAAGGTCGGGCACCGTCCCTCCCACAGGCAGAAGGTCCCCATTGTGGAGAGGTGGActcagagccctgggctggggacaCAGGCACAAACGGGGCAGCGACAGGTGGCCAGCGGAGGCAGGCGAGTGACGGCCAGTACACCCGGCGCCCCGCCGGGCTGCTCCTCCCGGCCGCCGCGCTCCCAGGTGGGAGCCTGGGGGCCACTCCGGGGAGACTTAAAGACTCACAGATTGCAACACTGGGACCCCCACAGAACACCCACCCGGGCAGGCCACCCCGCGACGACACGCGGGCCCCGTCCACACACCAGGTGTGCAGCTTTCCACCAGCTTTTCAGTGCTTCATGCTTAAATACGAGCCGTCACCCAGGGAGAGAGAGCAGTTAAAGAAAGACCAATGTGTGAGGGgtcaaagcaaagaagaaaaaaagggatgaGGAGGGCACAGCGGGAGGAAGGATCAGAGGACTCCGGGACACGCGCGCACACGCGCACTCAAAGATGCGCACAGAGACACAgccacgcacacacgcacacactcacacgcacgtgtacacacgcgcgcacacacacgcactcaaagatgcacacagagacacagccgcgcacacacacacacgcactcaaaGATGCGCAGAGACACAGTCACGCACACACGTACGCgtacacacgcgtgcacacacacgcactcaaaGATGTGCACAGAGACACAGCCGCGCGCACAGGCACGCGTACacatgcacgcgcacacacacgcactcaaaGATGCGCACAGAGACACAGCCGCGCGCACAGGCACGCGTACacatgcacgcgcacacacatgcactcaaAGATGCGCACAGACAcaggcgcgcgcacacacacgcgtacacacacgtacacatgtgCGTACACACTCGTACACatgcgtgcgcgcacacacatacGCACTCGTATACACGCGCACATAGATGCATACACACACCTGAAGCTCTTAGGGAGacagaaaacaacagaaagttcCCCCGGGGAAAAAGGAGCCTCAGAAAACGGGAAAGaacaagaacttttaaaaatcagaaatcatGACAGAAACAAGACCGTCCATAAAAAGTGGGAACACGGGAGTTGAGAAAACCTCCCAGAACAGAGACCAATAGCAACAAAACGCAATGCACGATGGGAGGAAATGATCCAACTGAACACACGTGGAGCAGGTAACTGCAAGCCGGATGGGAATTCCAGTGGAGAgggacacaaattaccaaagaaCTAACAGAAGGTCTAGTTCCTGAACTAAAATGAGTTTCTAGACCGAAAAGGCCCAGAACGTGCCCAGAAGAGTAAATGGTAAAACTGCCTCAAATCACGAAAACAAGGTCCCAAAAGCTATCAGAGATAAACCAAGCCGCAAACAGAGGAGAGAAAATCAGAATGCCATTGAACTTTCCACACCAGCGTTGGAAACTAGACGAAAATGATGCAATAgctccaagaaaagaaaactgcaaccTATGTGCACTCAAACATTCAAGCGTGAAGGTTTATAAAGCAAATCACTTTCCGACGTGCAGTATTTTGCAGTATTTTTCATACCCTTTCTGAGCAAGATACTGGAAGATATGCTCCATCAAAACAGGGGAAGAAGATTAATCCAGAACATACACAGGAGGCGGCTCTGGGATGATGGCTGAGCAGCAGTTCAGGTGGGGCAGGGGGGGAGGGGCCCTGGGAGGGACGAAGGGAAAGCAAAAGACCCAGGAACATGGGGGACGGTGCAGCACGGCGGGAAATTCAGGGCATAAATTAACAATGGGCCCCCAGAAAATGACACACACAACCACCACCAGACCAGGAGAAACAGGACTCAGACAAGAGCCGGAAATCTTCACAGGCTGCTGTGTGGCTCAGGGCTGGCGCTGCCCCAGTCAGGACAGAAGCAGGAGATTCCAGAGCGACGGTCTGGAGTCCAGGGAAGGAGCTGTGTGCAAGCGTGGGTGGTGGATGTACGGTTGGCGGGCCAGACCTGAAGTCCCACCTTTCACAGGCGAAAAAATCTCCAAAATCAAAAAACGTGAAGCAATAGAAGCACAAGCATATTTaccaaagaaaagtgaaaaaaaaagttggagttGAAGGTGATCTCCTCTGAGGAACAAGGTCTAAAAAGTGGGGAGAAAAAGAGTTAGGAATGGAGATTTTGTAGGGTGtttttaataataacaacagaaaGCCCAAGGCAAGGATTTATCAAAGCCAAGAACGGAAACTAACAAAGGTCCAGTATTTCCGAAGTATCCTGAGAAAAGCTGCCTCACCTGAAAGGACGGGCTCGGTGGGAGAGACCGGCAGGAGCATCAGAGAGCACAGGGGACCGAGGGGCCCAAGGGCACAGTCACGCTCACACGTAACACACGCGCCACACTCCGGGCGGTCAGTCTCTCTGGTCACTGTGGGAGGGCATACGAGCATCGGCTCCTTATTTTGAAATGTAGTAAACAAAGGGCAAGAACCAAGCATCGTCTGGAAACCGAACTGTGCCAAGGGCAGTGGCTCCACAGACGCAAAGGTGGAGGGATGGAATCCCAGGCGAAGCCACCACTCTGATTCCAACAGCGCCACAAAGAGATCGCCAGACATCCACCCCTGACCGGGGACAACCGTGTGGCTGAAGAGGGAGTGACCGGCCAGCCTGGAGGGGAGCGCCTCCGGGGgaggtgtgcacacacacagacacacaggcacGCGCACACACTCCGGGACCCCTCCCCACACCTGGCGCTCGCAGTAGGCCTTCATCAGCTTGCTGAGCGGCGTGTGCCTCTTGATCTTGAACTGGACGACGGAGCCGTCCTGCCCGGCCACCTTCAGGTTGATGTGGTCATTCTCCGTCTTCACTCCCTCCTGCAAAGAGACATGAATCTCGGCCTCCAGCCCGTCGCCCCACAAACACCACTTTAAAGGCAAGTGTTTGCGTGGCTGCTGGTCTTTCTTTAAGTCTTAAAACCAAGCTACTTCTTAAAACTCCCCAGCAATTCAGTCACTCGTGTGAGTGTTTGATTTCTACACAGAACTTATTTTTAACTTCTACTTGCTGAGTCAGGAAATGCCCTGCCAATCTAGTGTTTCCACAGACTGTCAATTCAAGGGGGAAAATCTGCTCAATAGATCCAGAAAACAATGGAGAGAAAATCCATCTTTGTTCTAAGATCACTCTCATGAGACTAGGAACCGCACATATGCACAGGTGATTTATACTTACGCACGCGGGTGAATGAGACCAAACGACAGACGTTTCCGGCCGGGAAAGCGGGTTGCAAGTGGCTTGGGGTCCAGATGGCCCGCAGCTTCCCTGCTCGCCACCCAGGGAGGGCCACCCTCAAGTCCGTTCCGTGCCACCAGTCCCACCTGGACGGGGTCACCGCCATATTCTATCCTGACATGATCCCGTAGCGGGGGTCTCTGGCCCCTGGAAACTACTGGAAGTTGATGCAAGAAGCTCGTGCTCagagcagaggctcagcctgAGAGCACCGCTGGGGAAGACaggagttgtttattttttaacaaaatgatGAAGCTGACCCCTGAGTCAACCTGCAGACGAGCTTGGATGGAGACCAAAGCGGGTTTGTACGCTGTCCAGCCACGTGCTCTCGTCCTCCTCCTGAGGCTCCGGCAGGTCCGGCCGCCGCGGGctctctgccccttccctgctgcttccccttcctcccccggGACCCGCTCCCCGCCGCCTCCCTGCCTCACggagggggagaggaaaggaggccACTCAGCACTCTGGCCCCTGGAGACCCCAGTAGGGGAGCTCGGGCTGGCCCGAGAAGCGGCCCCAGGAGGCGAGGCTCCAGCAAGGGGCCTCCTCTGATGGAGCTGGGGCCCCAGGATCACTCCCCAGAGACTGAGGATGCagctgcttttcctttttttcaaataaaggttttattttggaataatcttACATTTCCAGAAAAGTTGCAATACCGAGGCACAGTGCACTCCTACACCAGCCCCGCCCGTGTTAACATCTCACGTATGGCAGTGCCCATCACACCCAAGAAACCAACACTGGCGCACCGCTGGCAACGGAACTGCAAGCTCTTTTGTATTTCACCAGGTTTTCCACTAAtaccctttttctgttccaggatccaatccagggtaCCACCTTGCATTTACAGGTaagatttcttttccatttattcatcgtgttaaaatgcacataaaatttaccaccttaaccattttcaagcgtacagttcagtagtataAAATACAACCATTGCCACCATCCACCTctcaactcttttcatcttgtaaaaccgAAACTCTGTCCCCACCGAACACTAACTcctccccctccagcccctggcccccaccgtTCTTCTGCCCCTATGAGTCTGACTCCCCCAGGGACCtcctgtaagtggaatcacacagtatttgtccttttgtgactggcttatgtcactcagcataataatgtcttcaaggttcatccctgttgtagcatgtgttTAGGAAATCCTAaaatgatttccttccttttcaggcCCGAATAATATGCTGTTGTATGCATAGACCaagttttgcttatccattcatccatggacCAACTGACACTTGGGTTCTTCCACaattttagctattgtgagtaatactgctatgaacatcggtgcacaaatatctctttgaggccCTGCTTTCAATCATTTTGGGTCTATACCCAGAAGCAgagctgctggatcatatggtaattctacttttaactttctgaggaattcCCATACTctcttccacagcagctgcaccattctacattcccaccaccaattCCAACTTCTCCTCGCCAGCACTTGtcgttttctcttttgttttttgaaagcAGCAATCCTAAtgggtgaggtgatatctcactgtagttttgatttgcatttccctgataatcaagtgatgttgagcatctttgcatgggcttcttggccatttgtatgtcttcttcggagaaatgtctattcaagtttttTTGCTCATTTCTGAATCAGGTTGCTTATTTCTTGTTGTTGAGctttaggagttctctatatattctggatactgatcctttatcagatatacgatgtggaaggaaaatcaaaatggagtcagTGTTGCTCAGAGAGCCTCTCTAACGGAGCCAGGAGGCCACTGAGGACGGACTTTACGCTCATCTCAGCCCGGACGGAATCTGACCCTGTGACCACGTCCTGTCCTGATGAAGGCATCCAGGACACctgccagaaactcaagatacCTGTGGGACCCAGACCCTAAAACAACTCGTGACAGCCAtcccttaaggacaaatatttcctttctggCATCAGAGCTCAGCCTCGTGGCTTTCGCCTTTATTATAAAGCCCctgattctttctcttcctcGAAAGCTCTTTCGGTTTTACCCAAATCTGTgtctcccaaattgcaattcttaacACCCCAAATAAATTCTTTTCTTATCTGAAGCCTTCTGTGGTCCTTTTTTTGGTTGATagtgatttgaaaatatcttctcccctTCTGTGGGTTGGCTTTTTACTCTGTTCACAGTGTCTTTTGAtgtacaaaattttttaattttcatgagtctagtttatttttttcatgttaccTGTGCccttggtgtcatatccaagaaatcatcacCAAGTCCAATGTCATGGAGCTTTTgttctatgttttctcctaaaagttttattgttttaggtcttacatttaagtcctcGAACCATCTTgacttaatttttgcatatggcgTTAAGagaggtccaacttcattcttttgcatgtggatagaggatgcatttgcttttttaatgaaaaaatatgggTGTGTTCAAAACAAAGAGACGCAGGGGCCAgaacacaaaacaaacagaaagagggtggaccaggcagagaaagacaccaAGAACAAATGGCCTGTCCCAGACCCCCGGTGAATCCCTAATAAACAAAGGAACTtagaagagaggaggggaggggaagggaggggaggggagcctaAAAACCAGAACCACAGTTCACACCGTCACTCCCCCGCCTGGGCTCTCCAGGGGAGGCAAACTGTCTTTCCCAACTAATCCACAAGGTTTTCTTTCTGCCAAGGTGGCCTGGGAGTG
Above is a window of Eschrichtius robustus isolate mEscRob2 chromosome 6, mEscRob2.pri, whole genome shotgun sequence DNA encoding:
- the SUMO3 gene encoding small ubiquitin-related modifier 3, which codes for MSEEKPKEGVKTENDHINLKVAGQDGSVVQFKIKRHTPLSKLMKAYCERQGLSMRQIRFRFDGQPINETDTPAQLEMEDEDTIDVFQQQTGGSGAASCLCGAASRATVPSCHCARVRY